DNA from Plasmodium yoelii strain 17X genome assembly, chromosome: 13:
ACaacattttcaaaaatattttaatataaaactagGTACCAGAAAACTAGCTACAAAAGGATGGAATTGGGGAGAATTCAAATTAGAAaattcaaatttattttttgatattgataaaaaatacgcatttaatattaatacaaataatatcaACCAACTAAATGTGCAAATAAAAACAGATATAGCcatagaattaaaaaatgatgaaaataaacaaaatacaAATGAAGATGTACTTTCAGAAATACGTTTTTATTATCCtcatgaaaatgatgaaaatcaaaatttccaagatttaaaaaataatctaTTAGAAAAAGTTAATATAGGAGATTCAAAGAGCGAATGTATTGCATCATTATCTAATATACCATTATTAGTACCAAGAGGAAGATATGAAATTGAAATGTATTCAAAAACTTTTAAATTACATGGAAAATCTTATGATTTTACTGTTCAATAttcaaatattaataaaatgttattaGTACCAAAAACTAATTCaaatcaatatattttaatatttagtttaaataataaaatcaaACAAGGTCAAACTGAATAtccttttattttaattcaaTTAAGTAATGACGATGATATGGACTTAGATATTAATGCATCAGAAGAAGATAtccaaaattataaattagaaaaaacaTTAACAGGAAAAGCTTATGATGTTGTTACACGATTATTTACAGCTTtagctaaaaaaaatgcaattaTCCCAGGAGATTATAGAACGGCTAAAAATGAGCATGGTATTACATGCAGTTATAGAGCAGCTAGTGGACAGTTATAtcctttaaataaatatttcctTTTTGTTGTCAAACCTGttattttaatttctttTGATGATATTGTTACTCTAAGTTTTCAAAGGACAGGAAATATAAATCAACATCGTTTCTTTTCTCTAATTATTAAACATAAAAGAGGAATTAGTTATGAATAtacaaatatcgataaaagtGAATATGCACCATTACTAGAATTcttaaaaagtaaaaatcTTAATATACAAGATGATGCAAATGTctctgaaaaaaaaactgaCTTTGATGACGATGATGATGATCTTTCTGAATCCGATGAAGAAGATTATGTAGCCGAAgaagaagatgaagaagATGACAATGACGATGATGATGAATATGATGACGAGGATGACGACAAATGAAGGAGCAAAGTTCTGCATCAGACTAtgtacacacatatatattatttgtgcATATTTGTGTCACTATTAAAATTGAGCGAAAGAAACACAAGATGTGtacaaatttatattcacTCTACTTTCACAATCAAACATTACGGAAATCAAAAACTTATAACCATATGCACATCATTTAGTAAATATGTTCGTTCTTCgcaaatattatttttgtatttatctTAATATGATTATTATACATGGGCactttctttttatttattgaattttttaatttttacatattttcgcgaatttttaataaatatgatgctttttaaaaaaaataaatataaataaaaaattcaacTGCaataacgaaaaaaatataaaaatactaaaaaaatgtaaaaaatgacgaaaaaaaGAATGTCAAATTATAGGCTATCCAAAAATTGGATAAAAgtaagaaaaaattaataaaccTAAAAAATTTTCAAAGGGAAAGAAAATTGAGAGGATTCACTGCATCTATATGTGTAATAAGGTTGCTCCTATTTTACAAACCATTAACAGTTTTGGTTTTCTCATTCACTTtttgattattaaaattgGCTTGTTTTAATTTGGAATAATTTTCCGCTTCTCTGCATAAAAAGtgtaaaaattaaatcaaaGATAATTATAGactattaataaatttaaatgtaat
Protein-coding regions in this window:
- a CDS encoding FACT complex subunit SSRP1, putative, encoding MPADNTGSTSSNSPVISIGNIRGLGGCDYGSFRMSNEFLGWKNKKTNSVYQYKCNDISEGEWIKLSYNNNRLHLKFNESKDNLIVFFDGFPDRNIAEITQHFQKYFNIKLGTRKLATKGWNWGEFKLENSNLFFDIDKKYAFNINTNNINQLNVQIKTDIAIELKNDENKQNTNEDVLSEIRFYYPHENDENQNFQDLKNNLLEKVNIGDSKSECIASLSNIPLLVPRGRYEIEMYSKTFKLHGKSYDFTVQYSNINKMLLVPKTNSNQYILIFSLNNKIKQGQTEYPFILIQLSNDDDMDLDINASEEDIQNYKLEKTLTGKAYDVVTRLFTALAKKNAIIPGDYRTAKNEHGITCSYRAASGQLYPLNKYFLFVVKPVILISFDDIVTLSFQRTGNINQHRFFSLIIKHKRGISYEYTNIDKSEYAPLLEFLKSKNLNIQDDANVSEKKTDFDDDDDDLSESDEEDYVAEEEDEEDDNDDDDEYDDEDDDK